A single region of the Polyangiaceae bacterium genome encodes:
- a CDS encoding adenine phosphoribosyltransferase: MAARKTKKKVSKRPSPKARGAAALKRTAKSRTPRASAKRDAKATRRRPPAKAGSKQHHPHAVSNLALELDGLAHVRGLIRDIPNFPQPGVLFRDITPLLADPRAFHIVLDALAERFVGEHIDAVVGIESRGFIFGGALAARLNASFVPVRKPGKLPYRTEKVSYSLEYGESELEMHRDSLREGARVLIVDDLLATGGTAAAAAELVDRQGGVVAAFAFVIELDALGGRNRLDSAPIISILNY, encoded by the coding sequence ATGGCTGCTCGCAAAACCAAGAAGAAGGTCTCCAAACGCCCTAGCCCCAAGGCCCGGGGCGCTGCTGCCCTGAAGCGCACGGCGAAGAGTCGCACGCCACGCGCAAGCGCGAAGCGTGACGCCAAGGCGACCCGCCGCCGCCCTCCCGCCAAGGCGGGCAGCAAGCAGCATCACCCGCACGCCGTTTCCAACTTGGCGCTGGAGCTCGACGGCTTGGCCCACGTCCGCGGGCTGATTCGCGACATCCCGAACTTCCCGCAACCGGGCGTCCTGTTTCGCGACATCACCCCGCTGCTAGCGGACCCGCGCGCGTTCCACATCGTGCTCGACGCGCTGGCCGAGCGCTTCGTCGGAGAACACATCGACGCGGTGGTCGGCATCGAATCCCGTGGCTTCATCTTTGGTGGCGCTTTGGCGGCGCGCCTGAATGCGAGCTTCGTTCCCGTGCGCAAGCCCGGCAAGCTCCCCTATCGTACCGAGAAGGTCAGCTACTCGCTGGAGTACGGCGAGAGCGAGTTGGAGATGCACCGCGACTCGCTGCGCGAAGGCGCGCGGGTGCTGATCGTGGACGACCTGTTGGCGACCGGAGGCACGGCCGCCGCTGCAGCCGAACTCGTCGACCGCCAGGGAGGCGTAGTGGCTGCCTTTGCCTTCGTGATCGAGCTGGATGCTCTGGGCGGCCGCAATCGCTTGGATTCGGCTCCCATCATCTCGATCTTGAACTACTGA
- the grxD gene encoding Grx4 family monothiol glutaredoxin — protein MDQTVKDRIEETLKQSHVVLFMKGSKLFPQCGFSAQVVGILKQLGVEYKDVNVLADPDIRQGIKDFANWPTIPQLYVNGKFIGGCDIITDLHESGELEKLISS, from the coding sequence ATGGACCAGACCGTGAAAGATCGCATCGAAGAGACCCTGAAGCAGAGCCATGTGGTGTTGTTCATGAAGGGCAGCAAGCTCTTCCCCCAGTGTGGGTTCTCGGCCCAGGTGGTCGGCATCCTCAAGCAGCTCGGCGTCGAGTACAAAGACGTGAACGTGCTGGCGGACCCGGACATCCGTCAGGGCATCAAGGACTTCGCCAACTGGCCGACGATTCCGCAGCTCTACGTGAATGGGAAGTTCATCGGCGGATGCGACATCATCACGGACTTGCACGAGTCCGGCGAGCTGGAAAAGCTGATCAGTTCTTGA
- a CDS encoding BolA family transcriptional regulator: MLAPEEVKQRIVQAFPDADVDLKDLTGTQDHYQARVVSTAFAGKSPVEQHQMVYAALGDAMTGPIHALALKTYTPEAWKRLNGGA, translated from the coding sequence ATGCTGGCCCCCGAGGAAGTCAAACAGCGCATCGTTCAGGCCTTTCCCGACGCCGACGTCGATCTCAAGGACCTGACCGGCACCCAGGACCACTACCAGGCGCGGGTGGTGAGCACTGCCTTCGCGGGCAAGAGCCCGGTGGAGCAGCATCAGATGGTGTACGCGGCGCTAGGGGATGCCATGACGGGTCCCATCCACGCGCTCGCGCTCAAGACGTACACCCCCGAGGCGTGGAAGCGCCTGAATGGAGGCGCGTGA
- a CDS encoding DUF4139 domain-containing protein, translated as MRLGAASVLGLLALACARGPNVATDQLPLRRVVVYRNGVGYFERSGHVDTDQVTFKMRQRMVGDFLATLAIVERGGSSVRAASFPLEIEKDEPEPDLDPRLQSMLKPWPPPTPDKPDPDRLREVILSLDGAEHDLAIGYVAETPVWRPSYRLVVQENGEADLQAWGIVQNLSGEDWSEVNLVLVAGAPLAFQSTLGEPVVPERPIVTDTGEVIAAVPEGVTSLQSRGDTGVDRVSPEDEAPEAPAEEVADGDMDMPAAAEPTRIADKKKGKLSAASRRRPRATTGSSAEGYGGAPPPDAKPKAGGLASDRERVRRALEQAQRQGLSAPKNVSALAAVAIEAGATRYAIPNPVTVPDESATMVLLLSKRVPGEAVFLFSPDGGVAGSSTHPFRVARFKNSTKGLLERGPIAVFEQGSFLGQGLVEPLPTGATATVPFALERSLAVQTDRKYDQQGARLYRIEAGEIMIERDSVQRTIYSVKNGGDRAAKLLVKHPRSAGTRLYRPPAGTEDNTGQGHALVPVTVKAYGKLELTVDERRAAQQGTNWLSNLADEAVKAYLADSRADRGIQQKLRDAWVLRETWRKAVDERNKLVSEQEELEKATRETRLSLQAIEKNNLAADLRAKLTKRLGDFTTRLSQITKQLIEAKMTIDEQEVRFRDAVREIKLKAPPPVKD; from the coding sequence ATGAGGCTTGGGGCAGCGTCGGTTTTGGGGCTTTTGGCTTTGGCATGCGCGCGCGGTCCGAACGTGGCGACGGATCAGCTGCCGTTGAGGCGCGTCGTGGTCTACCGCAACGGCGTCGGGTACTTCGAGCGCTCGGGGCACGTGGACACGGACCAGGTCACCTTCAAGATGCGTCAACGCATGGTGGGTGACTTTCTAGCCACGCTGGCAATCGTGGAGCGAGGCGGCAGTTCGGTGCGAGCGGCGTCATTTCCTCTGGAGATCGAGAAGGATGAGCCCGAGCCGGATCTCGATCCTCGGCTGCAGAGCATGCTCAAGCCGTGGCCGCCGCCAACGCCGGACAAGCCGGATCCCGACCGACTGCGGGAGGTGATCTTGAGCTTGGACGGAGCCGAGCACGATCTGGCGATCGGCTACGTTGCCGAGACCCCGGTGTGGCGCCCGTCCTACCGCTTGGTGGTGCAAGAGAACGGTGAAGCAGATCTGCAGGCTTGGGGCATCGTGCAGAACCTCTCTGGGGAGGACTGGTCCGAGGTGAACTTGGTGCTCGTGGCCGGCGCACCCTTGGCGTTTCAATCCACCCTGGGCGAACCCGTCGTGCCGGAGCGCCCCATCGTCACGGACACCGGCGAGGTGATCGCTGCCGTTCCCGAGGGCGTGACCAGCCTGCAGAGTCGGGGCGATACGGGGGTGGATCGGGTCAGTCCCGAGGATGAGGCCCCGGAAGCCCCCGCAGAAGAAGTCGCGGACGGAGACATGGACATGCCCGCGGCGGCGGAACCAACCCGGATCGCCGACAAGAAGAAAGGGAAGCTCAGTGCTGCGTCGCGGCGACGCCCCAGGGCAACGACGGGAAGCAGCGCCGAGGGGTACGGCGGCGCGCCTCCCCCCGATGCAAAACCGAAGGCTGGCGGCCTCGCCAGCGACCGTGAGCGCGTGCGCCGAGCTCTGGAACAAGCCCAACGACAAGGCCTCTCGGCGCCCAAGAACGTGAGTGCGTTGGCCGCAGTCGCCATCGAGGCTGGCGCGACCCGCTACGCCATACCGAATCCGGTCACGGTGCCCGACGAGAGTGCGACCATGGTGTTGCTACTCAGCAAGCGCGTGCCTGGTGAGGCGGTGTTCCTGTTCTCTCCGGATGGCGGTGTGGCGGGTTCGTCGACGCACCCCTTCCGGGTCGCGCGGTTCAAGAACTCGACCAAGGGTCTGCTCGAGCGCGGGCCGATCGCGGTGTTCGAGCAGGGCTCGTTCCTAGGGCAAGGCCTCGTCGAGCCACTTCCAACGGGCGCCACCGCCACCGTGCCGTTTGCCCTGGAGCGCTCCCTCGCAGTGCAAACGGATCGCAAGTACGATCAGCAAGGAGCGCGGCTCTATCGCATCGAGGCAGGAGAGATAATGATCGAGCGCGATAGCGTACAGCGCACGATCTACTCGGTGAAGAATGGTGGAGACCGCGCTGCCAAGCTGCTGGTCAAGCACCCCCGTAGCGCGGGCACGCGCCTCTACCGTCCGCCAGCGGGCACCGAAGACAACACGGGCCAAGGTCACGCGCTGGTGCCCGTCACGGTCAAGGCCTACGGAAAGCTCGAACTCACCGTGGACGAGCGGCGCGCCGCGCAGCAGGGCACGAACTGGCTCAGCAACCTCGCCGACGAGGCCGTGAAAGCATACCTGGCGGATTCGCGGGCGGACCGCGGCATTCAGCAGAAGCTTCGCGACGCCTGGGTGCTGCGGGAGACCTGGCGCAAGGCCGTGGACGAACGCAACAAGTTGGTGAGCGAGCAAGAAGAGCTCGAGAAGGCGACGCGGGAAACGCGGCTTTCCCTGCAGGCGATCGAGAAGAACAACCTCGCCGCCGACCTGCGGGCCAAGCTGACCAAGCGTCTCGGCGACTTCACCACGCGGCTCAGCCAGATCACGAAGCAGCTGATCGAAGCCAAGATGACCATCGACGAGCAGGAAGTCCGATTCCGGGACGCGGTGCGGGAAATCAAGCTCAAGGCACCGCCGCCCGTGAAGGACTAG
- a CDS encoding nuclear transport factor 2 family protein — protein sequence MQISRRSVAIAGLVGGVGLIAYALFGRASDEERIRQQLDRFAHVVGVDGQENPIFRLSRLNKEFDTLVTPDVRAHVPELTSLQQGRGPLAKVAAHAGSYFQSADVSLSDISIEVSKDRLRASSRGRAKLLAQQGGQMRRDERRVDFTLSRSDGEWLIDSLRVGDAE from the coding sequence GTGCAGATCTCACGACGCAGCGTAGCGATCGCCGGGTTGGTCGGCGGCGTGGGCCTCATCGCCTACGCTCTCTTCGGCCGCGCCAGCGACGAAGAACGCATCCGTCAGCAACTCGACCGCTTCGCCCACGTGGTGGGCGTGGACGGCCAAGAGAACCCGATTTTTCGCTTGAGTCGGCTGAACAAGGAGTTCGACACCCTAGTCACACCTGACGTACGCGCGCACGTGCCGGAGCTGACCAGCCTGCAACAAGGCCGCGGCCCGTTGGCGAAAGTCGCGGCCCACGCTGGGTCCTACTTCCAGTCCGCGGACGTCAGCCTCAGCGACATATCTATCGAAGTATCGAAGGATCGCCTGCGTGCCAGTTCTCGCGGGCGCGCCAAGCTTCTGGCGCAACAAGGTGGGCAGATGCGTCGCGACGAGCGCCGCGTGGATTTCACGCTCAGCCGCAGCGACGGCGAGTGGCTCATCGACTCCCTACGAGTTGGGGACGCCGAGTGA
- the hemH gene encoding ferrochelatase: MSDGVLLVAHGTVESLDDLPAFVQRIRRGRPAPAGLVEELRRRYEIIGGSPLLATTKEQARHLARLLDLPVLVGMRLWHPEVSEALAGAADLGVRRLCVLPMAPYSVHIYCAHVRAELERLKETLGPRAPELLDASPWGTLPGFLDAYLEQIRVALDGSDGYEVILTAHSLPSHIIREGDPYRVQFEAAVVALRQRLGIGATLAYQSQGADGGDWLGPSLLDAMQAARARGCKGVVVAPLGFVAEHVETLYDLDVEAKAQAAELGLGFRRVPVIELDDGMMRALAGVARDALRS, encoded by the coding sequence ATGAGTGACGGTGTGCTCTTGGTCGCGCACGGGACGGTGGAAAGCCTCGACGACCTGCCTGCCTTCGTGCAGCGGATCCGGCGCGGGCGCCCCGCGCCGGCGGGTCTGGTCGAAGAGCTGCGGCGGCGCTACGAGATCATCGGCGGTTCGCCGCTGCTCGCGACGACGAAGGAGCAGGCTCGCCACCTGGCGCGTCTGTTGGACCTGCCCGTGCTCGTTGGCATGCGGCTGTGGCATCCCGAGGTGAGCGAAGCGCTGGCGGGTGCGGCCGACCTCGGTGTGAGACGCTTGTGCGTGCTGCCAATGGCGCCCTATTCGGTCCACATCTATTGCGCGCACGTCCGCGCCGAGCTCGAGCGGCTGAAAGAAACCCTTGGGCCGCGCGCGCCCGAACTGCTGGACGCCTCACCCTGGGGAACCCTGCCCGGTTTCCTGGACGCGTACTTGGAGCAGATCCGCGTCGCATTGGACGGCAGCGACGGCTACGAGGTCATCCTCACGGCCCACAGTCTTCCTTCACACATCATTCGCGAAGGGGATCCCTACCGCGTGCAGTTCGAGGCCGCGGTGGTAGCCTTGCGACAGCGCCTGGGCATCGGTGCCACGCTGGCGTACCAGAGCCAAGGTGCGGACGGGGGCGACTGGCTCGGGCCCAGCTTGCTCGACGCGATGCAGGCGGCGCGCGCGCGCGGCTGCAAGGGCGTGGTGGTCGCGCCCCTCGGGTTCGTTGCCGAGCACGTGGAGACCCTCTACGACCTCGACGTGGAGGCCAAGGCCCAGGCCGCGGAGTTGGGGCTCGGCTTCCGTCGCGTCCCGGTGATCGAACTCGATGACGGCATGATGCGGGCGCTGGCTGGAGTCGCCCGGGACGCGTTGCGGTCCTAG
- a CDS encoding glucose 1-dehydrogenase, protein MSVRIDLEGKVAIVSGASRGIGAAIAQCFAAAGARVVVASRKLDAVAPVAAAIEQSGGKAHAVAAHVGDIEQCHELVRQAVRSYGQADVLVNCAGTNPYFGPVIGIDPGAYQKTFDVNLRGAMEASRAFAQHVVDRAGTGAIVNIASVAGMRAAPMQGVYGMTKAAMISMTQSLAFELGPSHIRVNAIAPGLIETRLSAAITSSETLVQMVNQRTALGRIGQPDEIAAAALFLASDAASFVTGQTLAVDGGFTAF, encoded by the coding sequence ATGAGCGTGCGCATCGATCTCGAGGGCAAGGTAGCGATCGTCAGCGGTGCCAGCCGCGGCATTGGCGCGGCAATCGCCCAGTGCTTCGCCGCGGCCGGCGCGCGGGTGGTCGTGGCATCGCGCAAGCTCGATGCAGTCGCCCCCGTGGCGGCGGCGATCGAGCAAAGCGGCGGCAAGGCTCACGCCGTTGCCGCGCATGTCGGCGACATCGAGCAGTGCCACGAGCTAGTGCGCCAGGCAGTGCGCAGCTACGGGCAGGCCGACGTGCTGGTGAACTGTGCCGGCACCAATCCCTACTTCGGTCCGGTGATCGGCATCGACCCGGGTGCCTATCAGAAGACCTTCGACGTCAACTTGCGCGGCGCGATGGAAGCTTCCCGAGCCTTCGCCCAGCACGTGGTCGATCGTGCCGGCACGGGAGCGATCGTGAACATCGCCAGCGTGGCCGGGATGCGCGCCGCGCCGATGCAGGGCGTGTACGGCATGACCAAGGCCGCAATGATCAGCATGACGCAGTCGCTGGCGTTCGAACTGGGCCCCAGCCACATTCGAGTCAACGCCATCGCGCCGGGGTTGATCGAGACACGGCTCAGCGCAGCGATCACGTCCAGCGAGACCCTGGTGCAAATGGTCAACCAACGCACCGCACTAGGCAGAATCGGCCAGCCCGACGAGATCGCCGCGGCCGCGCTGTTCTTGGCCAGCGACGCGGCGAGTTTCGTGACGGGACAGACCTTGGCCGTCGACGGCGGCTTCACCGCGTTCTGA
- the pruA gene encoding L-glutamate gamma-semialdehyde dehydrogenase, with the protein MFKVPTPENEPVLAYRPDSPERRALEAQVAELGRGDNESPLWIAGEPVTTREMRDAHCPHRHAQHLVRHSVAGPAEVTRALEAARRARKDWAALPASARAAVFLRAAALLAGPWRQRVNAATVLNQSKTPHQAEIDAACELIDFFRFNAHFAEQLASAQPLSEPSVWNRSELRPLDGFVYAVTPFNFTSIAANLPAAPALMGNTVIWKPSPHAVLAAQVVMELFTEAGVPPGVINMLHGDAAQITAQLLAEPDFAGLHFTGSTAVLKQLFTTVGQHIDGYRTYPRIVGESGGKDFIIAHPSADVTELCVAALRGAYEFQGQKCSAASRLYVPKSLWPALSERLVAEMEQLRMGDPMEAGIFLGAVIGKHAFDRISAYQALARDDAKCKVLAGGGGDESVGYFVQPTLVVTEDPKHRLMQEEIFGPLLTAFVYDDARFEQVLSLCDETSPYALTGAVFARDRAAIAMAEERLRFCAGNFYINDKPTGAVVGQQPFGGGRASGTNDKAGAAWNLMRWASPRSIKENLAPPRDWRYPFLG; encoded by the coding sequence ATGTTCAAGGTTCCCACGCCCGAAAATGAGCCCGTGCTGGCGTACCGCCCCGACAGCCCCGAGCGCCGCGCCCTCGAAGCGCAAGTGGCGGAGCTTGGCCGGGGCGACAACGAGTCACCGCTGTGGATCGCCGGCGAACCCGTCACGACGCGCGAGATGCGCGATGCCCACTGCCCGCACCGTCACGCGCAACACCTCGTGAGACACAGCGTCGCGGGCCCCGCGGAAGTGACGCGCGCCCTCGAGGCCGCGCGCCGCGCGCGCAAGGACTGGGCGGCGCTGCCCGCGTCGGCGCGCGCTGCCGTCTTTCTCCGCGCCGCCGCCTTGCTCGCCGGTCCCTGGCGCCAGCGCGTCAACGCCGCCACGGTGCTGAACCAGAGCAAGACGCCGCATCAGGCGGAGATCGACGCCGCCTGCGAGCTCATCGACTTCTTCCGCTTCAACGCGCACTTCGCAGAGCAACTGGCGAGCGCGCAGCCGCTGAGCGAGCCGAGCGTGTGGAATCGCTCCGAGCTCCGCCCGCTCGATGGCTTCGTATATGCGGTCACGCCCTTCAACTTCACCAGCATCGCCGCCAACCTCCCCGCCGCCCCGGCACTGATGGGCAACACCGTGATCTGGAAGCCCTCGCCCCACGCCGTCTTGGCCGCCCAGGTGGTGATGGAGCTCTTCACCGAGGCCGGCGTACCGCCGGGCGTGATCAACATGCTGCACGGCGACGCCGCGCAAATCACGGCTCAATTGCTTGCCGAGCCCGACTTCGCGGGGCTGCATTTCACCGGCTCCACCGCGGTGCTCAAGCAACTGTTCACGACCGTCGGACAGCACATTGACGGCTACCGCACCTACCCGCGCATCGTGGGAGAAAGTGGCGGCAAGGATTTCATCATCGCGCACCCGAGCGCCGACGTGACGGAGCTCTGCGTCGCTGCGTTGCGCGGCGCCTACGAGTTCCAAGGGCAGAAGTGCAGCGCCGCTTCCCGTCTATACGTGCCGAAGAGTCTGTGGCCAGCCCTGAGCGAGCGGCTCGTTGCCGAAATGGAGCAGCTGCGCATGGGCGACCCAATGGAGGCTGGCATCTTCCTCGGCGCAGTCATCGGCAAGCACGCCTTCGACCGCATCAGCGCGTACCAGGCGCTGGCCCGCGACGACGCCAAGTGCAAGGTACTGGCCGGCGGCGGCGGCGACGAGTCGGTCGGGTACTTCGTTCAGCCCACCTTGGTGGTCACGGAAGATCCGAAGCATCGCCTGATGCAAGAAGAGATCTTCGGCCCGCTGCTCACGGCCTTCGTCTACGACGACGCCCGGTTCGAGCAGGTCTTGTCCTTGTGCGACGAGACCAGCCCCTACGCGCTGACGGGCGCCGTCTTTGCCCGGGATCGCGCTGCAATCGCCATGGCTGAGGAACGGCTGCGATTCTGCGCGGGCAACTTCTACATCAATGACAAGCCCACGGGCGCGGTCGTCGGGCAGCAACCCTTCGGCGGCGGCCGTGCTTCAGGGACCAACGACAAGGCAGGCGCTGCCTGGAACCTGATGCGCTGGGCCTCGCCTCGGTCGATCAAAGAGAATCTCGCGCCCCCTCGTGACTGGCGCTACCCGTTCTTGGGTTGA